CGGCTTCGGCAGAAGATAGCTATCCGAAGTTCTAAGACCTGTTCCATTCGCATCCAGACTGAAATAACAAGCATTCTGCTCTAGTGCCGCCCGGATATCGCTGCCGGTCAGAAGCAGCACTTTGAGTGTATTCGGATAAATATAATTAGAGACGACATCTCTCATCGTAATGTGCTCGGTGAACCCTCTCGCTTCATTGGTAAATATTGCGGCACAGGAGATGGGTGCCCCTGTTGACTCCATTTGTACCCGATTAACGAACTCCGTAAAAGCATGATCTCTCTGTCTTGCAGCCATGGGATCTGTAATCGACATATCCCCTTCGACTCTGCCAATCGGCTGATCCAGCCATGCTTGAGTTCTTCGTTCACCTTCGGCAAAGATCTCCAGTATTTCTGGATCTGCCTGTGCATCCTCTGCATGCAGGAGTATGGCATTCCTGTCACGGATTACCCACCCACCTTCAGGCTTGCGGCTAAACATCAGCTGCACCTTCGATATCGCCTGTCCTGAAGAGCCAGGCTGCACATAGACCACTCCGTTCAGCTCTCCCGCGAGCAGACGATGCTGATGACCTGTGAGCAGCACATCAACACCTTCAAGCCGCATGCACATCTCATAACCCTGATTCTCTCCTGTCAGAGGCTCGGTGGCATCTCCTGTATGAGGATCACGTTCAAACCCGCCGTGATAGCTTACAACGATGGCATCCGGCTTCTCCATCTCTCGAATGTGAGTTACCCAGCGCTGCGCGGAGGCAAGCGCATCCTCGAATGCCAGGCCTTGAATGTTCGAGGGTTCCTCCCAGTTCGGAATATAGTGGGTCGTGACACCCAAAATAGCAACTCGAATGCCCTCCTGCATCT
This sequence is a window from Paenibacillus urinalis. Protein-coding genes within it:
- a CDS encoding bifunctional metallophosphatase/5'-nucleotidase, which encodes MNSTNTVTITLLQTSDVHGHIYPTDYRGPGDKPLGYAKLSELIHKERMEDPSLLLVDNGDLLQGTPFMYHYAKYDRKGVHPAATVLNTLQYDAAIIGNHEFNYGMELLQRTMEDTKCPYLSANIVNETDGRPAFGQPYRLFEMQEGIRVAILGVTTHYIPNWEEPSNIQGLAFEDALASAQRWVTHIREMEKPDAIVVSYHGGFERDPHTGDATEPLTGENQGYEMCMRLEGVDVLLTGHQHRLLAGELNGVVYVQPGSSGQAISKVQLMFSRKPEGGWVIRDRNAILLHAEDAQADPEILEIFAEGERRTQAWLDQPIGRVEGDMSITDPMAARQRDHAFTEFVNRVQMESTGAPISCAAIFTNEARGFTEHITMRDVVSNYIYPNTLKVLLLTGSDIRAALEQNACYFSLDANGTGLRTSDSYLLPKPQHFNYDMWEGIEYELDISRPEGSRVTKLLFKGSSLADDAEYEVVMNSYRAGGGGNFSMLVNKPVVREIPTDMTEILADYIMKRETIHASCNNNWRVIY